Proteins encoded by one window of Aliivibrio wodanis:
- a CDS encoding putative lysyl-tRNA synthetase — MCKIMTSQYWMPSASIEQLQQRADILASIRLFFSERKVMEVDTPAMSHATVTDVHLHTFQTDFVGPGYADGAHLYFMTSPEFHMKRLLAAGSGAIYQINKAFRNEEAGRFHNPEFTMLEWYRPSFDHHQLMDEMNELLMLVLQCGDSERMTYQDAFIKVLGICPLEASMDELRAVAAPLGLSDIADIEEDRDTLLQLLFSMGVEEKIGLDVPAFVYDFPASQAALAKINPTDSRVAERFEVYFKGIELANGFHELDNAKEQLARFEEDNAKRKSMGLIEQPIDYHLIAALEAGFPDCAGVALGIDRLIMLAMGEKHIDQVMAFPFDRA, encoded by the coding sequence ATGTGTAAAATTATGACTAGTCAATATTGGATGCCTAGCGCATCAATTGAACAATTACAGCAACGCGCTGATATTCTTGCTTCGATTCGTTTGTTTTTTTCTGAGCGAAAAGTGATGGAAGTAGATACACCAGCGATGAGTCATGCGACTGTGACGGACGTGCATCTTCATACTTTCCAAACGGATTTTGTTGGACCGGGTTATGCTGATGGTGCTCATTTGTATTTTATGACCAGTCCCGAGTTTCATATGAAGCGATTATTGGCGGCTGGAAGTGGTGCGATTTACCAAATTAATAAGGCATTTCGTAATGAAGAAGCAGGGCGTTTTCATAACCCTGAATTTACGATGTTGGAATGGTATCGACCAAGCTTCGATCATCATCAATTGATGGATGAAATGAATGAACTGCTGATGCTAGTGCTACAGTGTGGTGATTCCGAGAGAATGACATATCAAGACGCGTTTATTAAGGTGCTTGGTATTTGTCCATTAGAGGCTTCTATGGATGAATTAAGAGCGGTTGCAGCTCCGTTGGGGCTATCAGATATAGCGGACATTGAAGAAGATAGAGATACATTACTGCAATTGTTATTCAGTATGGGTGTAGAAGAGAAGATTGGTTTAGACGTTCCTGCTTTTGTTTATGATTTTCCAGCGTCTCAAGCAGCTCTTGCTAAGATTAATCCGACGGACTCGCGAGTAGCTGAGCGTTTTGAGGTGTACTTTAAAGGTATTGAGCTAGCGAACGGCTTTCATGAGTTAGATAATGCCAAGGAACAACTTGCCCGTTTTGAAGAAGACAATGCGAAACGTAAGTCAATGGGCTTAATTGAACAGCCTATCGATTATCATTTGATTGCGGCATTAGAAGCTGGTTTTCCTGATTGTGCGGGCGTTGCTCTCGGTATTGACCGTTTGATCATGTTGGCAATGGGAGAAAAGCACATCGATCAAGTTATGGCTTTTCCGTTTGATAGAGCTTAG
- the psd gene encoding phosphatidylserine decarboxylase proenzyme produces the protein MSDNLKIGLQYLTPKHALTRLAGKLASAKMGWLTTAVIKWFIKQYKVEMSEAKNPDPAAYSTFNNFFVRELEDGARPIDDNDNVISHPADACVSQFGPITDGQLVQAKGHVYSAQELLGGDAELADEFMGGEFATLYLSPRDYHRVHMPCDATLRKMIYVPGDLFSVNPLTAENVPNLFARNERVVCIFDTEFGPMAQVLVGATIVGSIETTWADTVTPPTGPAVKTWHYPLSGDDMICFKKGEEMGRFKLGSTVINLFAPNSVKFDASMENGAPTRMGTPFAHIAK, from the coding sequence GTGTCAGATAATTTAAAAATTGGGTTACAATATTTAACCCCAAAACATGCACTTACTCGTTTGGCTGGCAAATTAGCATCAGCAAAAATGGGTTGGTTAACAACAGCGGTAATAAAGTGGTTCATCAAACAATATAAAGTTGAAATGAGCGAAGCTAAAAACCCAGATCCTGCAGCATATTCTACATTCAACAACTTCTTTGTTCGTGAATTAGAAGATGGCGCACGCCCAATTGATGACAATGATAATGTGATCTCCCATCCCGCGGATGCTTGCGTAAGTCAATTTGGTCCAATTACTGATGGTCAACTAGTTCAAGCTAAAGGTCATGTATATTCTGCTCAAGAGTTACTTGGTGGCGATGCTGAATTAGCTGATGAATTCATGGGCGGCGAATTTGCTACTCTGTATTTATCACCACGTGATTATCATCGAGTTCACATGCCATGCGATGCGACATTACGTAAAATGATTTACGTTCCTGGCGACCTCTTCTCTGTAAATCCATTAACTGCAGAAAACGTACCAAATCTATTCGCTCGTAATGAACGTGTTGTCTGTATTTTTGATACTGAATTTGGCCCAATGGCTCAAGTTCTTGTTGGTGCAACTATCGTTGGTAGTATTGAAACTACCTGGGCTGATACGGTGACTCCACCTACTGGCCCTGCGGTTAAAACGTGGCATTACCCACTTTCTGGCGATGATATGATTTGCTTTAAGAAAGGCGAAGAAATGGGTCGTTTTAAATTGGGCTCAACCGTTATTAACCTATTTGCACCAAACTCAGTGAAGTTTGATGCCTCAATGGAAAACGGAGCTCCAACTCGAATGGGTACTCCATTTGCTCATATCGCAAAATAA
- the rsgA gene encoding putative ribosome biogenesis GTPase RsgA, whose amino-acid sequence MAKKTKLTKGQVRRVRSNQNKRIEKIKTTVEWDESSLEAAKEGLVITRFGQHADIEDPESKEIHRCNLRRGIESLVSGDRVIWRPGTEVLAGISGVVEAVQPRTSMLTRPDYYDGIKPVAANVDQMVIVSSILPELSLNIIDRYLIASETLQIKPLIVLNKVDLLSDKEFIDVRQILSLYEDIGYKVKFVSKESGYGIEELEAELKDHINIFVGQSGVGKSSLVNALMPELEIMEGAVSENSGLGQHTTTAARLYHFPHGGDLIDSPGVREFGLWHLEKEEVTESFVEFKDFIGGCKFRDCTHKDDPGCILQEAVSNGKIAKLRFDSYHRIIESMSENKANRQFSRSRKAD is encoded by the coding sequence GTGGCAAAAAAGACAAAGTTAACTAAAGGCCAAGTTCGCCGAGTACGTTCTAATCAAAATAAACGTATAGAAAAAATAAAGACCACCGTTGAGTGGGATGAATCCTCATTAGAAGCAGCTAAAGAAGGGTTAGTAATTACTCGCTTTGGTCAACATGCGGATATCGAAGATCCAGAGAGCAAAGAAATACATCGCTGTAACTTACGTCGAGGTATTGAAAGCTTAGTATCTGGTGATCGTGTTATTTGGCGTCCAGGTACAGAAGTACTTGCAGGTATATCTGGTGTTGTGGAAGCAGTTCAACCACGAACATCAATGTTAACTCGACCTGATTATTACGATGGCATTAAACCGGTTGCAGCCAACGTTGATCAAATGGTCATCGTCTCATCTATCCTTCCAGAACTGTCATTGAACATTATTGACCGCTATCTTATTGCCTCAGAGACTTTACAGATAAAACCATTAATCGTATTAAACAAAGTCGATTTGTTATCTGACAAAGAATTTATCGATGTTAGACAAATTTTAAGTCTATATGAAGATATTGGCTATAAGGTAAAATTTGTCAGTAAAGAATCAGGTTATGGCATCGAAGAATTAGAAGCTGAGTTAAAAGATCATATCAATATCTTTGTTGGTCAATCTGGCGTAGGTAAATCAAGCTTAGTAAATGCATTGATGCCTGAGCTTGAAATTATGGAAGGTGCAGTATCTGAAAACTCAGGTCTTGGTCAGCACACCACAACTGCCGCCCGTTTATACCACTTCCCTCACGGTGGCGATCTTATTGATTCTCCAGGTGTTCGTGAGTTTGGTCTATGGCATTTAGAAAAAGAAGAAGTTACTGAGTCATTTGTCGAGTTTAAAGACTTCATCGGCGGCTGTAAATTTAGAGATTGTACACATAAAGATGATCCTGGTTGTATCCTTCAAGAAGCCGTATCTAATGGTAAAATTGCCAAACTTCGTTTTGATAGCTACCATCGAATCATTGAAAGCATGTCAGAGAATAAGGCCAATCGCCAATTTTCTCGCAGCAGAAAAGCCGATTAA
- the orn gene encoding oligoribonuclease: MAINDQNLIWVDLEMTGLDPETHKIIEIASIVTDAQLNILAEGPVIAIHQSEEELAKMDDWCTNTHTNSGLVARVQVSEHTETTAIEETIAFLEKWVPKGISPICGNSIGQDRRFLYKHMPTLEEYFHYRCVDVSTIKELTRRWKPEVLDGFEKTGTHLALDDIRESIAELQYYRKNIFTI; encoded by the coding sequence ATGGCAATTAATGATCAAAACCTGATTTGGGTTGATTTGGAGATGACAGGATTGGATCCTGAAACTCATAAAATCATCGAAATCGCATCCATTGTAACTGATGCTCAGCTAAATATTTTAGCAGAAGGGCCTGTTATTGCTATTCATCAGTCAGAAGAAGAGTTGGCTAAGATGGATGATTGGTGTACAAATACACATACCAATAGTGGACTGGTCGCTCGTGTACAAGTGAGTGAACATACTGAAACGACCGCGATAGAAGAGACAATCGCTTTTCTTGAAAAGTGGGTACCAAAAGGTATTTCCCCAATTTGTGGTAATAGCATTGGTCAAGATCGTCGCTTCTTATATAAGCATATGCCGACATTAGAAGAGTATTTTCACTATCGTTGTGTTGATGTGAGTACAATTAAAGAGCTGACTCGTCGTTGGAAACCGGAAGTACTTGATGGTTTTGAAAAAACAGGAACACATTTAGCATTAGATGATATTAGAGAATCCATTGCTGAATTACAGTATTACCGTAAAAACATATTCACAATTTAA
- a CDS encoding putative ferredoxin, 4Fe-4S binding protein: protein MKIDYQALATNIKLWAQELGFQKVGICDVDLSQHEAALEQWIDAGYHGSMDWMARHGVMRARPNELHPGTIRVISARMDYLPPQAGFASNLSDPTQAYISRYALGRDYHKLIRNQLKKLGQRIEAEVEQLGYRPFVDSAPILERPLAEKAGLGWTGKHSLLLDKDAGSWFFLGELLVDIPLPVDSPVENQCGKCTACVTSCPTNAILENGVIDARRCISYLTIENSDVIPEEFRSLMGNRIYGCDDCQLVCPWNREADITQQSDFHRRESLDNANLLSLFAWDETTFLKNMEGSAIRRIGHLQWLRNIAIAMGNAPHSKDIVLSLRDRLGLDNNLDIHILWAIEQQNSRPINKNRKEQRLIRIIEKGLPRDA, encoded by the coding sequence GTGAAAATTGACTATCAAGCACTCGCTACTAACATCAAACTTTGGGCACAAGAACTCGGCTTTCAGAAGGTCGGAATTTGTGATGTCGATTTATCTCAGCATGAAGCGGCTTTAGAGCAATGGATTGATGCTGGTTACCATGGTTCGATGGACTGGATGGCTCGTCATGGCGTCATGAGAGCAAGACCTAATGAGCTTCACCCTGGCACAATTAGAGTCATCAGTGCCCGTATGGATTATTTACCTCCTCAAGCTGGTTTTGCAAGTAATTTAAGCGACCCTACACAAGCTTATATCAGTCGATATGCGCTCGGCCGTGATTACCACAAACTCATTCGAAACCAACTCAAAAAACTAGGTCAAAGAATCGAAGCCGAGGTAGAACAACTTGGTTATCGCCCTTTTGTAGATTCAGCCCCGATATTAGAGCGGCCTTTAGCAGAAAAAGCAGGGCTTGGTTGGACAGGTAAACACTCACTGCTACTTGATAAAGATGCGGGGTCTTGGTTTTTCTTAGGTGAACTTTTAGTTGATATCCCATTACCGGTTGATTCCCCTGTTGAGAACCAATGTGGTAAATGTACCGCCTGTGTCACGTCATGCCCAACAAATGCAATATTAGAAAATGGAGTCATTGACGCCCGTCGTTGTATTTCTTACTTAACCATCGAAAACAGCGACGTTATTCCTGAAGAGTTTCGTTCATTAATGGGAAATCGAATTTATGGTTGTGATGATTGCCAACTCGTTTGCCCTTGGAACCGTGAGGCAGATATAACACAACAAAGCGACTTTCATCGTAGAGAGTCTCTAGACAACGCTAACTTACTCTCTCTTTTTGCATGGGATGAAACTACCTTTTTAAAAAATATGGAAGGCTCAGCAATTCGTCGCATTGGTCATCTTCAATGGTTGCGCAATATCGCAATCGCTATGGGAAACGCCCCACACTCTAAGGATATTGTTTTATCCTTACGTGATCGACTTGGATTAGATAATAACTTAGATATTCATATTCTTTGGGCTATAGAGCAACAAAACTCTAGGCCTATAAATAAAAACAGAAAAGAGCAACGTTTGATTCGAATTATAGAAAAAGGGCTACCACGAGATGCTTAA
- the amiB gene encoding N-acetylmuramoyl-L-alanine amidase, whose amino-acid sequence MLIGKYFRVIWYTLFVVLSASSFFVSANTLEGIRVWPSPDETRIVIDLNSEANYSYFTLSSPYRLVVDLKNTNVKAKLPLTVSDSKVLSKIRKSSAPSKGTTRLVFELKHSVTAEVFKLSPTPGGQYGHRLVMDLPHSSTSKSTPTESRATTPVINSNSNHIIGNGEIIIAIDAGHGGEDPGSIGPTRKYEKHATLAISKKVVALINAQPGMRAVMTRSGDYFVNLNKRTDIARKNKSHLLVSIHADSFRSPKPRGGSVFVLNTRRANTEIGRWVEKHEKQSELLGGAGDVLAKNSNDRNVSQTLLDLQFSHSQKEGYKLATNVLSEMGKVIKLHKKEPVNASLAVLKSPDIPSILIETGFISNPIEEKQLFQRGHQDKISRAISKAVIRYLNDNPPQGTLLAAKQQQRKHKVNPGESLSLIAKKYGTTAAKIKSENKLKSTSLAIGQILLIPGNRPAYVAPKTKPSDKKTSSSQSTRVTITHKVRSGEYLGKIAAKYKVSTSSIRSLNKLKSDTLFVGQKLKVSIVAPVKKHTVKRGEFLGKIATKYGVSVSSIRAVNKLRSDKLAVGQVLIIPNK is encoded by the coding sequence GTGTTAATCGGTAAATATTTTCGAGTTATTTGGTATACGCTATTTGTTGTTTTATCAGCAAGTAGCTTTTTTGTATCTGCTAATACCCTAGAGGGGATCCGAGTTTGGCCATCGCCAGATGAAACTCGTATTGTTATAGATCTAAATTCTGAAGCAAACTATAGCTATTTTACGCTTAGTAGTCCTTATCGTTTAGTGGTTGATCTTAAAAATACCAATGTGAAAGCAAAGCTGCCGTTAACGGTCAGTGACAGTAAGGTTTTGTCAAAAATACGCAAAAGCTCTGCACCATCAAAAGGAACGACTCGACTTGTTTTTGAATTGAAGCATTCGGTTACGGCTGAGGTATTTAAATTATCACCGACCCCCGGTGGTCAATATGGGCACCGTTTAGTGATGGATTTACCTCACTCTTCAACTTCGAAGTCTACACCGACCGAGAGTAGAGCAACCACACCTGTAATTAACTCTAATTCGAATCATATTATAGGTAACGGTGAAATAATTATTGCTATTGATGCTGGTCATGGTGGTGAAGATCCTGGTTCAATTGGTCCAACAAGAAAATATGAGAAGCACGCTACTCTCGCTATTTCTAAAAAAGTAGTCGCATTAATCAATGCTCAGCCAGGTATGAGAGCAGTAATGACTCGTAGTGGTGATTACTTTGTTAACTTGAATAAACGAACTGATATTGCGAGAAAAAATAAATCTCACCTATTGGTGTCTATTCACGCTGATAGTTTCCGCTCTCCTAAACCAAGAGGTGGTTCTGTTTTTGTGCTTAATACGCGTCGAGCAAATACTGAAATTGGTCGTTGGGTAGAAAAACATGAGAAACAATCTGAACTGTTAGGTGGTGCTGGTGATGTATTAGCTAAGAATAGTAACGATAGAAATGTTAGCCAAACTTTGTTGGATTTACAGTTTAGTCATTCTCAGAAAGAGGGCTATAAATTAGCAACAAACGTTTTATCTGAAATGGGTAAAGTGATTAAGCTACATAAGAAAGAACCTGTAAATGCGAGCTTAGCGGTATTGAAATCACCAGATATTCCATCAATATTAATTGAAACTGGTTTTATTTCTAATCCAATAGAAGAGAAGCAACTGTTCCAACGTGGCCATCAGGATAAAATTTCTCGTGCTATCTCAAAAGCAGTTATTCGTTATCTTAATGATAATCCACCACAAGGAACGCTATTAGCAGCAAAGCAGCAACAGAGAAAACATAAAGTAAACCCTGGTGAATCACTTTCTTTAATTGCCAAAAAGTACGGTACTACTGCTGCAAAAATTAAGAGTGAAAATAAACTGAAAAGTACGAGTTTAGCTATTGGTCAGATTTTACTTATTCCTGGAAATCGCCCAGCTTATGTTGCACCAAAGACGAAACCTAGCGATAAAAAGACATCTAGCTCTCAATCGACACGAGTTACGATTACCCATAAGGTTCGCTCTGGTGAATATTTAGGTAAAATAGCGGCTAAATATAAAGTATCAACCAGTAGTATTCGTTCGTTAAATAAATTGAAATCGGATACTTTATTCGTTGGCCAAAAATTGAAAGTAAGTATTGTCGCTCCAGTAAAGAAACATACGGTGAAACGTGGTGAGTTCTTAGGTAAAATTGCAACTAAATACGGAGTATCTGTATCTAGTATCAGAGCTGTTAATAAGCTGCGTTCTGATAAATTAGCTGTAGGACAGGTGCTTATTATTCCAAATAAATAA
- the mutL gene encoding DNA mismatch repair protein MutL has product MPIQILPARLANQIAAGEVVERPASVVKELVENSIDAGATRIDIDIEKGGSKLIRIRDNGFGIAKDELTLALSRHATSKITTLDDLEAIVSLGFRGEALASISSVSRLTLTSRTVAQEEAWSAYAEGRDMDVKLKPAAHPVGTTIDVVDLFFNTPARRKFLRTDKTEFTHIDELLKRIALSRLDITINLRHNGKSIRQYRAAQTKIQVEKRLAAVCGSNFLQHALEVELEHGDLKFHGWISAPEGARAQGDIQYCYVNGRMMKDKLINHAIRQGYETSLLANQYAAYILFIEINPHDVDVNVHPAKHEVRFHQARLVHDFIYQAIYGALQQSALLSKAQVDGQTGEFIEDKEAYFPPMKEYVRQPNQNDYQQQEYQQEHSLIGADSKAEQLKNAVDSTPDYPNKAASDSWPSSSLSSRGASGSSARIANRAHTFNSEKPSSKELNNYQALLKTSDEERVSVNHQINEMHVSSPVQSTLIEKCKSIPTPIVRNNQPQPLGKVLGIVEKVFSLLQHKEQLQLLDLRYAEFVKSYGQLNSVHIEPLRAQPLLIPLSVGIEETICNKVLSYTSVLKPLGIDLKVKNNTNVIIMAVCQPIRQQNLQQLIPNLLRYLDSINPSLEQVIIWLSHQIQHEEASYSTAQAIQLVMELEQLWGSNLSQFNNKLLKNIDLTQVIQAFSHE; this is encoded by the coding sequence ATGCCTATTCAAATCTTACCAGCTCGATTAGCCAACCAAATTGCGGCGGGTGAGGTTGTAGAACGCCCAGCTTCTGTTGTAAAAGAGTTAGTTGAAAATAGTATCGATGCGGGGGCGACTCGCATCGATATTGATATAGAAAAAGGTGGTAGTAAGTTAATTCGTATCCGTGATAACGGTTTTGGTATTGCAAAAGATGAATTAACTCTCGCCTTAAGCCGTCATGCCACCTCTAAAATAACCACTCTTGATGATCTAGAAGCTATTGTTAGTCTTGGCTTTCGTGGTGAAGCGCTTGCCTCGATCAGTTCGGTTTCACGCTTGACATTAACCTCTCGAACGGTAGCTCAAGAAGAAGCGTGGTCAGCCTATGCTGAAGGTCGAGATATGGATGTAAAGCTAAAACCTGCAGCGCATCCTGTTGGTACAACAATAGATGTGGTTGATCTCTTCTTTAATACACCTGCTCGTCGAAAGTTTCTTCGTACTGATAAAACAGAATTCACCCATATTGATGAGTTATTAAAGCGAATAGCCTTGAGTCGATTGGATATTACGATCAATCTGCGTCATAACGGCAAATCAATTCGTCAATATCGTGCTGCTCAAACTAAAATTCAAGTTGAAAAGCGTCTTGCTGCTGTCTGTGGTTCTAATTTTCTACAGCATGCATTAGAGGTTGAACTAGAGCATGGTGATCTTAAATTTCACGGTTGGATTTCTGCACCAGAAGGAGCCCGTGCGCAAGGTGATATTCAATATTGCTATGTGAATGGTCGTATGATGAAAGATAAGTTAATTAATCATGCGATTAGACAAGGCTATGAAACTTCTTTGTTAGCGAATCAATATGCGGCGTATATCTTATTTATTGAAATAAATCCGCACGATGTTGATGTAAACGTGCACCCTGCAAAACATGAAGTGCGTTTTCATCAAGCTCGTTTAGTGCATGATTTTATTTATCAAGCCATTTATGGTGCGCTACAGCAAAGTGCACTATTATCAAAAGCTCAGGTTGATGGACAAACAGGGGAGTTTATTGAAGATAAAGAAGCGTATTTTCCTCCTATGAAAGAATATGTTCGCCAACCGAATCAAAATGATTATCAACAGCAAGAATATCAACAAGAGCATTCTTTAATAGGTGCAGACTCTAAAGCAGAACAGCTAAAAAATGCGGTAGATTCGACTCCTGATTATCCAAATAAAGCAGCTTCTGATTCTTGGCCTTCAAGCTCGTTATCCTCGAGAGGAGCATCTGGTTCTTCAGCGCGAATTGCTAATAGGGCTCACACGTTTAACAGTGAAAAGCCTTCCTCAAAAGAGCTGAATAACTATCAAGCATTGCTAAAAACCTCTGATGAAGAGAGGGTTTCTGTAAATCATCAAATTAATGAAATGCATGTTAGCAGTCCTGTTCAATCTACTTTGATAGAAAAATGTAAATCTATTCCAACACCGATTGTGAGGAATAATCAACCTCAACCTTTAGGGAAGGTGTTAGGTATTGTCGAAAAGGTTTTTTCTTTATTGCAGCATAAAGAACAATTACAACTGTTGGATTTACGTTATGCTGAGTTTGTAAAAAGTTATGGTCAACTTAATAGTGTGCATATTGAGCCACTGAGAGCACAACCATTATTGATCCCTCTTTCTGTTGGTATTGAAGAAACTATTTGTAATAAAGTATTGAGTTATACTTCAGTATTAAAACCTCTTGGAATTGATTTAAAAGTAAAAAATAATACTAACGTGATCATTATGGCGGTTTGTCAGCCAATCAGGCAGCAGAATTTACAACAATTGATACCGAATCTGTTAAGGTATCTGGATAGCATTAATCCATCTCTTGAACAGGTGATAATTTGGCTTTCTCATCAAATTCAGCATGAAGAAGCCAGTTATAGTACCGCTCAAGCGATACAGTTAGTGATGGAATTAGAGCAATTATGGGGTTCAAACTTATCCCAATTTAATAATAAATTGCTTAAAAACATCGATCTTACTCAAGTGATACAAGCATTTAGTCATGAATAA
- the miaA gene encoding tRNA dimethylallyltransferase, with translation MNKALPTAIFLMGPTASGKTNLAIELRKRFPVELISVDSALIYKGMDIGTAKPNEDELLQAPHRLINILDPAESYSVAEFRRDALKEMEDIVAQGKIPLLVGGTMLYYKALLEGLSPLPAADADIRAQIEQEAENLGWEAMHDQLKTIDPVSAERIHPNDPQRLSRALEVFRISGKTLTELTQIKGEPLPYEVHQFAIAPKERAEIHRRIELRFEYMMKDGFEAEARALYERDDLHADLPSIRCVGYRQMWDYFDGEGTLDDAVFRGVCATRQLAKRQITWLRSWKELTWLDSDDIDGALLTISDRLERK, from the coding sequence ATGAATAAAGCATTACCAACAGCCATCTTTTTGATGGGACCAACAGCGTCAGGAAAGACAAATTTAGCCATTGAATTACGAAAACGTTTTCCTGTAGAGTTGATAAGCGTAGACTCAGCCCTTATCTATAAGGGAATGGATATTGGTACAGCAAAACCAAACGAAGATGAACTTTTACAGGCTCCTCATCGTCTTATTAATATTCTAGATCCGGCGGAAAGCTATTCAGTGGCTGAATTTCGCCGTGATGCACTGAAAGAAATGGAAGACATTGTTGCTCAAGGAAAGATACCTTTATTAGTCGGTGGTACAATGTTGTACTACAAAGCACTACTTGAAGGCCTTTCGCCATTACCAGCAGCGGATGCTGACATTAGAGCTCAAATTGAGCAAGAAGCGGAGAATCTTGGATGGGAGGCTATGCATGATCAATTAAAAACGATTGACCCTGTATCAGCTGAGAGAATTCATCCAAATGATCCACAACGACTTTCCCGAGCGTTGGAAGTATTTCGAATTTCGGGTAAAACATTAACAGAATTAACCCAGATTAAAGGTGAGCCTCTACCTTATGAAGTGCATCAATTTGCAATAGCACCGAAAGAGAGAGCGGAAATTCACCGTCGTATTGAACTGCGTTTTGAATATATGATGAAGGATGGTTTTGAAGCAGAAGCTCGTGCATTGTATGAGCGTGATGATCTTCATGCTGACCTTCCTTCTATTCGTTGCGTAGGTTATCGACAAATGTGGGACTATTTTGATGGGGAGGGCACGTTAGATGATGCGGTTTTCCGTGGAGTGTGTGCGACTCGTCAATTGGCCAAGCGACAAATTACCTGGCTACGTAGCTGGAAAGAACTAACTTGGCTGGATAGTGATGACATTGATGGTGCCCTACTAACGATCTCAGATCGTTTAGAGAGAAAATAA
- the hfq gene encoding RNA-binding protein Hfq, with amino-acid sequence MAKGQSLQDPFLNALRRERIPVSIYLVNGIKLQGQIESFDQFVILLKNTVNQMVYKHAISTVVPARAVSHHTASDRPQGERPQEKTED; translated from the coding sequence ATGGCTAAAGGGCAATCGTTGCAAGACCCATTTTTGAATGCGCTGCGTCGTGAACGGATTCCAGTGTCTATCTATTTAGTGAATGGGATTAAATTACAGGGACAAATCGAATCATTTGATCAATTTGTTATCCTATTGAAGAACACAGTAAACCAGATGGTATATAAACATGCGATCTCTACTGTAGTTCCTGCTCGTGCTGTAAGCCATCACACTGCAAGTGATCGACCACAAGGCGAGCGTCCACAAGAAAAAACAGAAGATTAG